From Coffea arabica cultivar ET-39 chromosome 10e, Coffea Arabica ET-39 HiFi, whole genome shotgun sequence, one genomic window encodes:
- the LOC113712556 gene encoding uncharacterized protein — translation MHFENYDPCFPDQPVVDLYLQIWGKLPAFKSKPAFIWAEDDSASSGTGASTCSAITYQQLNNSADCISSQLLLPLQRGDAVVVMCAPGLELVEIIFGCQRAGLLSVPVVPPDPSFAEDNYHHLVRVISQTKPKAAIANHCYIERVKQYISSPSTNKQLSEWLQKLSWISIEAIKDKKLDLHSNSVPYSGCKAEEVYLIQYTSGATGIPKPVLVTAGAAAHNVRAARKAYDLHPNSVIVSWLPQYHDCGLMFLLLTLVSGATSVLTSPATFLKRPRIWLELITFFRATCTPVPSFTLPLVLKRGGVARGTIPINLESMKNLIVINEPIYKDAVEEFIQVFRRFGLNPSAISPSYGLAENCTFVSTAWRIGRNNNLPTHNKLLPSARLISFDKDEEEDIEILVVNEETQEPVEDGTEGEIWISSPSNASGYLGHPSLSREVFNGMLSKRVGRCYVRTGDRGVVMGDDRYLFVTGRISDIIKLPNGQELHPHYIETAAYNSHPKILRGGCIAAFMVSGTLAIVAEIQNFERERRAMRNICEGIRKSIMEEESVAVGLIVLAASGSVPKTTSGKIRRWLAKENLIRAKIRTIMQMELKEENCDLAVSKKINHSREEGKGETCKLKGKGEVVAEHKLGGIILSLSEAPTKGPLLSSL, via the coding sequence ATGCACTTCGAGAACTACGATCCTTGTTTCCCTGATCAGCCGGTGGTTGATCTTTACCTCCAAATATGGGGAAAACTGCCAGCTTTCAAGTCCAAACCAGCTTTCATTTGGGCCGAAGATGATTCAGCTTCTTCAGGCACCGGGGCTAGCACTTGCTCAGCCATCACCTATCAGCAGCTGAACAATTCAGCGGATTGCATTTCCTCCCAGCTGTTACTTCCGCTGCAAAGGGGTGATGCTGTGGTTGTGATGTGTGCTCCAGGACTGGAACTCGTAGAGATCATTTTTGGGTGTCAAAGAGCTGGCCTTTTGTCTGTTCCTGTTGTCCCTCCAGACCCGTCTTTTGCTGAAGATAATTATCACCACCTCGTCAGAGTTATATCCCAGACAAAGCCTAAAGCTGCCATTGCAAATCATTGTTATATCGAGCGCGTTAAGCAGTATATATCTTCACCTTCGACCAATAAACAACTCTCTGAGTGGTTGCAGAAGCTTAGCTGGATTTCAATTGAGGCTATTAAAGACAAGAAACTGGACCTGCACTCGAATTCAGTACCGTACAGCGGTTGCAAAGCTGAAGAGGTGTACCTGATTCAGTACACTTCTGGTGCCACAggaattccaaaaccagttctTGTAACGGCGGGTGCAGCTGCTCACAACGTTAGAGCAGCAAGGAAAGCTTATGATCTGCATCCCAATAGCGTTATTGTTTCTTGGTTGCCTCAGTACCATGATTGTGGCCTCATGTTCTTGCTACTTACCCTAGTGTCAGGAGCAACCAGTGTCTTAACATCGCCAGCTACATTCTTGAAAAGGCCCCGAATATGGCTCGAGTTGATTACCTTTTTCAGGGCAACTTGCACTCCCGTTCCCTCTTTCACATTACCACTTGTTCTTAAGCGAGGTGGGGTTGCTCGGGGAACAATTCCTATAAATTTGGAAAGCATGAAGAACTTAATTGTCATCAATGAGCCAATATACAAAGATGCTGTTGAAGAATTCATTCAAGTATTTAGGAGATTTGGGCTGAATCCATCAGCCATCTCTCCATCTTATGGCTTAGCAGAGAATTGCACGTTCGTTTCTACGGCATGGAGAATCGGCAGAAATAACAATTTGCCAACTCACAATAAGCTCTTACCTAGTGCGAGGCTCATTTCTTTTGACAAAGATGAGGAAGAAGATATTGAAATTCTAGTTGTCAATGAAGAAACGCAAGAGCCTGTCGAGGATGGAACAGAAGGCGAGATATGGATATCATCTCCGAGCAATGCCTCTGGCTACCTTGGCCATCCTTCTCTGAGTAGAGAGGTATTCAATGGGATGCTCAGCAAGAGAGTGGGGCGGTGCTATGTCCGAACTGGAGATAGAGGAGTTGTCATGGGAGATGATAGGTATTTATTCGTGACAGGTCGAATTTCAGACATCATTAAACTCCCAAATGGCCAAGAATTGCATCCTCATTACATAGAAACTGCAGCTTACAACAGTCATCCGAAAATACTCCGAGGAGGCTGTATTGCAGCATTTATGGTTTCAGGAACTCTAGCTATTGTTGCAgagattcaaaattttgaaagagaACGAAGAGCTATGAGGAACATATGTGAAGGGATAAGGAAATCTATCATGGAAGAAGAGAGCGTAGCAGTTGGACTGATCGTTCTTGCTGCAAGTGGAAGTGTTCCAAAGACTACTTCTGGCAAAATACGGAGATGGTTAGCTAAGGAGAACCTGATAAGGGCCAAAATTCGTACAATAATGCAGATGGAATTAAAAGAGGAAAATTGTGATTTAGCAGTTAGCAAGAAGATAAATCATTCAAGAGAAGAAGGGAAGGGAGAAACATGCAAACTTAAGGGGAAGGGTGAGGTTGTAGCAGAGCACAAGCTAGGAGGGATCATCCTTTCGCTATCAGAAGCTCCAACTAAAGGACCCTTGCTATCTTCTCTATAG